GATAAGCCCTTATTCAGCCCTGGGTGTAGAAGGAACATGACTCAGTGCTACGTGCTAGCCCAGGAGACTATTCTTGTCTTACCCCTTCTTCCCTGACACAGTTCCCCCTCACTATTCAAACTATCTGCCagtgctctttctttctttctttctttcttgtaggGATTAGGAAAGCAGGTACACATTTCTCACATTGGAAAAGGCTCAAAATGagcaatgggaaactgaggcagaacagCTCCTGCAAAGTGAATAAACGTGCCATAAATTACCAGGGAATGAACTGAAGAAGAGAGTATGTAAATGAGCTCCAGGGATTTCTACATAGAGGAGGATTGAGGGGCATGGTGAAAAAGCAGGAAGGTGAAATTTACAATAAACCCAAAagggaaaaatggctttttgctgTTACTGGCATTTCTTATATTTGTATCATGACAGAACTTGACTTAGTTCCAAGAAAGTTATCATAACGGAGATGCTTCAGCAAAGCCAATTACTTCGtagaaataacatttttattttgccaCATTTCAATTGAATTTCTGTGCTTTACAGCTTCTCTTGTCCCTTTTGGATTTATCTTAAAGCTGTATTCCTTTCAGCTGTGATAGTTTCAAGTAAAATAAAGCCATTAAGGTAGTTATTGCTgctctgaaaagaaaaatgtaatgaaaTAACAATATACCTTAAGCTCTTTTCCCTTATTGACATGTTCTTATGTTTTGTTCGTGCTTTCATTCTGCCCTTAATGTTCTAAAGTGTCAAAAATGCATTAGTAGCATAAGAAAGAAAATCCTTAGCAGGGAGATGGCTGAGGATAGGGATTGAGGAATGGAAATTGGTGGGTGAAACCTTGCTTACCCTGAATGGTCATACTTGTACACTACTCTACCCTTGGGTTGGCCAAAGAGATCCTCAGAATATTATTTCACGGGGGAAGAGtgtctgtggagagagagagagagggagagagactaaCCAATGAGATCATGAATGTTAGAGTCTGTTGGGGACCATTTGAGTCTTGTGCAGTAGCCCATAGTATTGCAAGAAAGGTAAGGAAGGTCACGTGAAATTCAAGGAAAACAGGCGAATGTGCAAGCTTGTACTAAATGgaaaaaagcaaattttaaagaTGGTTTAGGTTGAATGTAGCACTTATGTTTGCTCTCTGTGGTTCTGGCTAAGTTCTGGGTTCAGATTTCAACAGCAAAAGGAGTGATAGGTTACTTTTTAATAATGCTTCTTTTGATGAATGTAACCAACTGATAAAAGCTGATTGTTCTGAAAAGTTCTCTTAAgttgaaataaaaattatgcaaGAAGTTAATATTCTcctctgttttctttctcctgctaGGAAGGGTGCTTGTGGCCTTCAGACAGCTCAGTGTCACGACAAGGTGCTTCAGAGGTAATGTTTAATTTCTTGGTAACCTTCAATGCTTTACTGCTTCTAACATATATTTCACCTCCCTCAAAAAACATTGTTTGGTTGACTTGCCTACAAGTTGGTTAATGAAGTCTTTTAAATTTAGATCAAAAGAGTAAAACAATAATTTAGTAACTTTAGGTCCGAGAGGTTCTGGGTGCCCACAACTTCTATTGACTAGATAATACGAATCATTGTCTTTAAATTGTAAGTCCACGCATGATCTctatgaaatcaataggattctgCACTGGAGCAAGGAATTTGGACGCTGGCTAAGCATTGAGGTCGAAGGAAAAAGGTGACGTTTTCTCATGGTGAGAGTGTGAGATGTCTTGGACATTTTTCAATTCAGTTAAAATGACCATCTGGACTCCTCTACAAAGCAAGATTTTAATCTGTGTAGGAAGAAGGGCTCTCATTGGCCAAAAATCAATGTTGGGATATTTTCTTAGGTTCTCAACTAATTTATTTCGGGGGTGGAAACAGAAATAACTTTTCTGGAATGTTTTATCTTTAAAGAAGTAgaatctcttccccctcccccccccggtgaacatttttatcatttttataactTGACAAGGAGGTGGGGGATTAAAACCCTTTAGGGAACCCTCTTCATTTTTAAAGCCATTCACAAATTACTTCTTCTGGATTTTTACCCCACCTCCGACTCACACCACCACTGTTGCGTGTGTGTCTCCATGCTGCAATCATAGGGTGCaattgcagcttgtgtagataTCCCCGAGCTAGCTTTGGTCTAGCTATCTCAGGTACCAGAatagtgaagctgcagcagtatGAGTTTCAGCGCAGGCTAGCAGCGCAAGTAATTATCCAGGGCTCCGGGCAGGCTTGTATAGTCCGTGCTGCAGCAAGTGCTGCTGAAGCTTCATTGCTCTGGTGCCcaaactagctagattaaagctatctTGGGTATGTCTCCATGAGCTGCAATCATGCCTGTGACTGTGTGCATCTGACTTGTTTAATCTGTGTCTGAGCTAACTTGTCAACTCCCTGAGGCAGTGACCATTTTCTCTTTGTTGGCCCTTGATAACTAATTAATACCCATAATGTTTTGCTGGGTGATGCTTGGAAGTGGATTCACCGCTCCCTCTTACCTTTTCAGATCATGTATGCCCCAAGGTCCAGGGACAGGTTTACTGCTCCATCATTCATGCAGCGGGACCGTTTCAGTCGCTTCCAGCCAACCTACCCTTACATGCAGCATGAGATTGACCTTCCTCCGACCATCTCCCTCTCTGATGGAGAAGAGCCACCACCATACCAAGGGCCATGCATGCTGCAGCTCCGGGACCCAGAACAGCAGATGGAACTCAATCGAGAGTCTGTCAGGGCACCACCCAACAGAACCATTTTTGACAGTGACTTGATAGACATTTCAACGTACAATGGGGGCCCATGCCCACCAAGCAGCAATTCGGGCATAAGTGCAACCAACTATAGCAGTAATGGAAGGATGGAAGGACCACCCCCAACATACAGTGAGGTCATGGGTAATTACCCAGGCTCCTCTTTTTTCCATCACCAGCACAACAATGCGCCTCCTTCATCACAGAGGGGGAGCAGACTTCAGTTTCAGCAGAACAATTCAGAGAGCACAATAGTCCCTATTAAAGGCAAAGACAGGAAACCAGGAAACCTTGTCTAAGTTACTTTCCCAGGTGCACTTGAACTGAAGACAAGAGAATCAAACAGGAATGTGGAGGAAAATTCCCACATTCCTGTGCACAATGTTGTTAAGTTACACGTGGTACAATGTAGTAAAACCAAACGTGCAAACCAGTTCGTTCTGATTCATTTCAGGGGAATTGCATGCAAAGTGGATTGAGATAATACAAACTTCCATTCAGTTTGGCCATGAgcagtgttttgggggaaaatatatattattttttttaaataaactatttgAATTATTTAATTCTAAAAGGAAACTTAGCACAGAAATTAGGCTTGTACAGCCTGTTTTATATTAACTGAATGGCAGAAAGAAGAAAATGAGAAGAAAGTTTTGCTAGGTAAATGGGGGAAGAATCGGCCAGTTTGCTTTTTTCTCCCAAGgtgtggaattttttttatatGAATCAAAATTCCTGTTTTGTGTGCCAAGGTGTAAAGTTGAGAAATTAGATGAATGCAAGGAGTTAATTTGTGTtgtgaaaaatgtgttttaaaaagttGCACTatcttaatgttttaaaaaatatatatatgaggGAACTGTTTTACGTGAAGTTCTTCTATATGTTGTCTTTTCAAAACCTGTGGAATAATGATTAGACCCCAGGAGTAATCTGGAGGAGTTTGCCCCACCTGGTATTTGTCACTGAAAGGGGATTGTTGAATTTAGCCTAACACCTATTGACTTACATAATCAGGCAATACAGGGACACTTAACATGTTATTATCTTTGCAGTAATTTGCATTAAAATAACAGTGCATCAATGAAGTGTCTTGGAGACTTTTGGATGGAAGTAAGCAAACATGAAATTCCAGCATTTCACATCACTTAGGTTGTTTTAGCTATTATACAGTTTAGGCCATTTGTttcattaaaaaagcaaaacaaaatcccagatatactaatttatattaattattaacaaagcactgtaattttttttctccttttcacaATGCAGTATCGTTAATACGTAAGGTTTTAGAGATGTTGTCTTCAGTGTAGTCTGAAATATATTTAGTCACATATCCTGACATTATGcaataaattgtttaaaaatgcaaGGTGGTTCTGTCCCGTCCCCCCAGAATGCAGTTAAAATATGTGACTCTTTCTTGTGCATTTACTGTCCAATTTCTATTTAAATTCTGTACTGGAGAATTTTACACTAATCCTGTTTACGCAAGTGGACATCAGTAACCATACCCCCTCCTATGCAGTTTCTGCAACACATGTGATACTTTTTACAGTGCTAGTGATATTGGCAATGGTTTCTGCAGCATTAGAAAGCCATTGGAAGTGACTTGGAAACCCTGGTTAATCTCACTGTAAGCCATTAGCCTTTTcgtatgggcctgatcctacaaaccctTACTCATGCACGTAATCCCATTGAGCCCAATGGGACTAGGCACATGGGTAAAGATTACTCacgtatgtgtgtttgtgtgtaggatctggccctatttTTGTAATTCTGGTCTTAAAGTAATTGGAAGATATGTGTCTGCCTGACGAATGTTGCTTAGGGTTTTGCTTTCTTTCCATGGTTAGCTTCTGTGCCGAAGCTAATGTAAGATTTGGAAGTCAATTGAACAATGGAGGTAGTGACTTCAAGAGCACACAGAAAAAGCACAACATGCACttaaaatgcattttggaaatggactttaaaagaaaaaaagaatctttAGAGTCTTAGTTGTAATATTCCTAATATATATGTGTAGTAGAGTTTTCACTGTAAGGTCTCACTTTTTCTATGGTCTTAAGCCTAGTGCTTTGTTAACAGCAGCAACCAACGAGTGCATCAAATGCACTGCAGAAAAGTACTGTATTGTACAGCACCTGTTCCGATTGCTGGAGATTGGATTTCTGTGTGACTTCTACATACTACAGGGCTTGATTGAAACATTGATTACTGGAGCGAATCTTTGATCTATGCAGAGTTTTAATGCCAAAACAgcgtgtgtgtatgcatgtgtgtgttcatttTATGGGTCTCTGTATAGATAACTTCCTTAGTGAGGTGACTTTGTACTATTGTAGCTTGATGAATATTGGAATAACTATATTCTGAACAGACAGCCCCATTTATAACTGATCAGAATCTGCTTGTTTCTTGATCTGAATTGTCCTTGGTAATGCAAAGTGAACCCTTTTTATTTATGTAGCTATATTTGAAGAGAGAAGTAGGAGACTGGATTTAGCACAGCCCCCAGCACAGATGTTTATGGGATGACTGACTAGCTGTCTGTCGATTATAGCTCTTGCCTTTTATAGTTTCTGGGAGTAATACATCTTGGAATTAGGAATTTACAGATGACCTGCAGGTTTAGGCCAGAGGCAGTATCCACAATTTAAGTCACTTCAGGGAGTTTGTTGCTATTAAAGCTGAGCAGAAGTATGTTGTTGCCTAGATCAGGATTATTCAGCCCTGAGACATCTAGGTCAGAGAACAAATGGAAATCAATTGTCATTCTGTCAGGGAACCACTGGGCCAGGAGAAGGGCAGGTGAACAGTCCTGGGCTTTGGACCAGTTTGAATACAAGCTGTCccactgctctgcagatctcaTTAAGGCCACATCTATTGACTTCAAAGCCACCTCTTGGGAACGTATCTTCTTTGAGGAAAACCCTTTACCATCTTTCCACCCTAGTGTCCCAATGTGTTGGTGTAACTCCCATGAACATTGATGGATGTGATGCATGCACATACAGAAGAAAACACCTACCAAAGTGGTCTGTTAGGTTTCCTTGAACTAGGGTTACAAACGCTGCGGAAGAAGTAACACATTTTCTCCACTCTGCAAAAAGCGATTTTTAGACTTCATTCTGATTATATCTTAATGAATGTTAGTAATCTCTGAGGTGAATTCTGCCAACAATATTACAAAGGagtgctctttctttctttctgctcaTAGAGAACAGAGAACACGCCAGTACTGTTAGAACTGAACTCCGaaagagaaaataagaaaaaatgatATCAAACAAGAAGTCGCTGTCAATCTGTTCAGGCTCAAAAATGGGCATTCTCTCAAGGGAGGTAAATTCTACACAGCAattctggaggattctctgtaaaAAGACTCAGGACCATATTCTAAACCGTCCTAGCCAcccaaatttaatttttaaactatTAAATTGATATATGTTCTACAGATTATCACATGGGTAAAACTCCACATACATggttcatttgtgtgtgtgtgtgtccatgtaagtatattatatataaaatacacacaaataTACCACATATGTAGAGGTTTTTATCCTCTGACTGCCTCACTTGCCCTCTGCCCAACAACCTATCTTCCCCAAGATTTATTCAAATACTCCACATTTCTGAGCAACTTCAAACagctgttactttaaaaaaatttaatctgTCAGAAATAGatattccctcctcctcctctctccacctcaAATGTAGAATTCCTCCCCAAAATTACCCTGTTCCAAGGCCCAGGCTGGACAAGTTTCAGCTGTTGGACTGGTGTCAGCTTTTCTAGTTAGAAAAATGTCTAATCTTCAGTGTATTTTGCCTGGCGGTCTTACAGGGCTAGGAAAGGAAGAGGGGATTACAAACTTCCCAGTGGGATACATATCACTTCTAGCCCTGGAATTACAGAAAAATCTCTCGAGCCTATTTTTAGAGGTTTGCCTGGCTCCTTCTGAGCACGGCGCAGTTGGCCTCCTGGTATGTGAGGCACCTGACTTTAAGGTATGAATGAGAGATGAAAAATAGTcccaataaaaatgttaaaagctcTCTCAAGTATTCTTAAGATAGCATTTCTGTAAGATGTATGGCATATAGAGAATACATGATACTGTGATGTGATAGGAAGGTTTGGTCGTCATTAGTTTGGGATGATTTCTGTACGCCCCACTCATGGCTTTGTCACTCATGAGGAATGCATCTAACTCAAACTCATGCTGATAACATTTTACCACACCGTTGTTCACTCTCTGTATGTGAGAAAACACGCACACGTTCTGTGTATGTAGTCATGATCAACAGACTaacttcctttctttttgtttctgcAACCATGGAATTAATTGGAACCGTGCAATTAATTGCATTTATTTTGCACCTTTGTCCTCATTTTCATTCTGCCCACTAATTCATCCCAGTTGGAGCTACTTCTGATGTTCCAAATCTCAAAACTACTAgtgtca
The Natator depressus isolate rNatDep1 chromosome 2, rNatDep2.hap1, whole genome shotgun sequence DNA segment above includes these coding regions:
- the LDLRAD4 gene encoding low-density lipoprotein receptor class A domain-containing protein 4 isoform X2; protein product: MVIVIICLLNHYKLSTRSFINRQSQNRRQEETLQPEGCLWPSDSSVSRQGASEIMYAPRSRDRFTAPSFMQRDRFSRFQPTYPYMQHEIDLPPTISLSDGEEPPPYQGPCMLQLRDPEQQMELNRESVRAPPNRTIFDSDLIDISTYNGGPCPPSSNSGISATNYSSNGRMEGPPPTYSEVMGNYPGSSFFHHQHNNAPPSSQRGSRLQFQQNNSESTIVPIKGKDRKPGNLV
- the LDLRAD4 gene encoding low-density lipoprotein receptor class A domain-containing protein 4 isoform X1, whose translation is MQEAGFQATNAFTECKFTCTSGKCLYLGSLICNQQNDCGDNSDEENCLLVTEHPPPGIFSSELEFVQIIIIIVVITVMVIVIICLLNHYKLSTRSFINRQSQNRRQEETLQPEGCLWPSDSSVSRQGASEIMYAPRSRDRFTAPSFMQRDRFSRFQPTYPYMQHEIDLPPTISLSDGEEPPPYQGPCMLQLRDPEQQMELNRESVRAPPNRTIFDSDLIDISTYNGGPCPPSSNSGISATNYSSNGRMEGPPPTYSEVMGNYPGSSFFHHQHNNAPPSSQRGSRLQFQQNNSESTIVPIKGKDRKPGNLV